The nucleotide window CGAACGTTTTTGACGCCAGTCTTGCTCAGCGGGTGTGCGGAATGGAAGGGATGTACTCCCTGCGCCCGGAACATATTCGTCTTAACGAAGGCGGCGAGGTTCAGGTGCAGGGCGTGGTGCAGGCGGTGCAGTATCAGGGGGCGGCTACGCGGTTTGAACTCAAACTCGCCGATGGCGCGAAACTGCTGGTGAGTCAGGCCAATCTTAGTGGTACAACGCTGCAGACTGGCGTTGAGCCTGGGCAGCCGGTGCTGGCATCGTGGTCGCGCGACGCCATGATCCGGCTGCATGAGGAGAGGTGACATGGATATGAGCGCTTCACACCCTCCCACACCGCGCAGCACCTTAAGCCGCCTTACCGCACTGTTCTGGCGCAAGCCGTCGCTTGGGCTGTTCCTGCTTCTGCTCGCGCCCCTGATGTGGTTTGGTATCGTCTATTTAGGCTCGCTCCTGACCTTACTGTGGCAGGGGTTCTATACCTTTGACGACTTTACCATGTCGGTCACGCCGGATCTGACCTTTGCGAACATTCAGGCGCTTTTCAACCCGGCAAACTATGACATCATCATCCGCACCCTGGTGATGGCGATTGCCGTCACAATAGCCAGTGCAATTCTGGCGTTCCCGATGGCGTGGTACATGGCGCGCTATACCAGCGGCAAGTGGAAAGCCTTCTTCTATATCGCCGTTATGCTGCCGATGTGGGCAAGCTATATTGTTAAGGCCTATGCGTGGACGTTGCTGCTGGCGAAAGACGGCGTGGCGCAGTGGTTCCTTAGCCATATGGGGCTGGAGCCGATCCTGGCATCTCTTCTTACACTGCCTGCGATTGGTGGAAACACACTGTCGACGTCAGGTCTGGGGCGCTTTCTGGTGTTCGTCTACATCTGGCTGCCGTTTATGATCCTGCCCGTGCAGGCGGCGCTGGAACGACTGCCAGTCTCTTTATTGCAGGCATCCGCTGACCTCGGCGCTCGTCCTCGCCAGACCTTCCGTTACGTCGTCCTGCCGCTGGCGATCCCGGGCATTGCGGCCGGGTCGATATTTACGTTCTCGCTGACGCTGGGGGATTTTATTGTTCCTCAGCTGGTAGGGCCGCCGGGTTATTTCATCGGTAACATGGTCTATTCCCAGCAGGGGGCTATCGGGAACATGCCAATGGCCGCCGCGTTCACGCTGGTTCCGATAATACTTATCTCTCTCTATCTGGCGTTCGTGAAACGTCTGGGAGCGTTCGATGCACTCTGAACGCGCACCGTTGTTCCTGAAAGTGGCAGCGTGGGGAGGGGTTATCTTCCTGCATTTCCCACTGCTGATTATCGCCACCTATGCGTTTAATACCGAAGATGCAGCCTTCAGTTTCCCGCCGCAGGGGCTCACGCTGAAGTGGTTTAGCGTGGCAGCAGGACGCGGGGATATCATTGACTCAGTGACGTTGTCACTTCAGATCGCTGCCTTATCGACCGGCGTTGCGTTAATACTTGGCACGCTTGCTGCAGCGGCGCTATGGCGAAGCGAGTTTTTT belongs to Enterobacter cloacae and includes:
- a CDS encoding spermidine/putrescine ABC transporter permease produces the protein MDMSASHPPTPRSTLSRLTALFWRKPSLGLFLLLLAPLMWFGIVYLGSLLTLLWQGFYTFDDFTMSVTPDLTFANIQALFNPANYDIIIRTLVMAIAVTIASAILAFPMAWYMARYTSGKWKAFFYIAVMLPMWASYIVKAYAWTLLLAKDGVAQWFLSHMGLEPILASLLTLPAIGGNTLSTSGLGRFLVFVYIWLPFMILPVQAALERLPVSLLQASADLGARPRQTFRYVVLPLAIPGIAAGSIFTFSLTLGDFIVPQLVGPPGYFIGNMVYSQQGAIGNMPMAAAFTLVPIILISLYLAFVKRLGAFDAL